The Plasmodium falciparum 3D7 genome assembly, chromosome: 5 DNA window aaaatttattatgaaGTGATTTAAGAGGTTATccctatatattatactattTTTTAAAGGCATAATTTATTGAaggttaaaataaaaaatatatatatataataaatattatatgtatatataaatatataaatatatatatatatatatatatatatatatatatatatatatatatatatacattcatttatatgtaaaattaattttatctatatatttttttctccaattttattaaaacgaatataataatatatacattatatatatataaatatatatatatatatatatatatatattatgtatttatatttataagaagaatcaaataaaaaaaaatattattataatattaatatgttgtatggttatatataaaatacaataatttaatttataaaattaacatttatttgtataaataataattatatatatatatatatatatatatatatatatatatcaacatAATGTATACCTTAAGAAAGTATTCCATGTtatcttatttattataatagtaaacgtttatgtaaatatatatgtgttaagaattaatattctttttttaaaaaatatatatgaaatgactaatttatcttatatatatattatattaaaataggagttttttttttttttttttttgcaaaggtgtaaaaaaatatatcttataaaaaattcagtcaaaaaaaacaaaaaagaagaaaaaaaaaaaaaagtaataaaatgACATACATGCATTACAATTATGTAACGAAGAAAATTTTGAAATGATCGAAATGTCATccttttatacatttatatatattgttttttatgTCTGAtggaattttttaattttttttaaattatatcataaatattaaataaaatcttcacatatatatatatatatatataatttattgttgtctaatatattaaacaattttaatattcatatgaaaattataattcttataattGTTGTTATAAGtgtaaaaaaattgaatttaCTTTTTTGTAGGTTAATGattgggaaaaaaaaaaaaaaaaaataaataatatatatatatatatgtatatataaataataataaaaaggatataaaaaataaaagcgttcaacatatatatatatatatatatatatatatatatttatttatttatttattttaatatttatatgtcgatattgtttttattttattcaagGGGTACGTCTATTTCTCCTGAGTCGATCATTTCTTGTATTGTTGTTGGTTTTTTTCCATCAACAGTACATCCAATAGAATTACATGTTCCTAACATTTCTTTGACAGTTCCTTTAAATTCTTTAGCTCTTGATTTTTCTTTCATAACTCTAGCTATTGAATATACTTGTTCTAATTTTAAATTACCATtatgtttaatatttttcactTTCTTTCTATCTCTAGGAGCTTCATTTAATTCCTTCAAAATTAATGCTGCTGAGGTAGGAACAACTTCAACTTTTGCTTGTCTGTTTTGAATAGTAAGCTTAACACAGATTTTCAAACCTTTCCAGGATTGTGTTTCTTTAGCTATATCATCTCCAACTTTTTTAGGTGATAAACCTAAGGGACCTAATTTTGGAGATAACACGGAAGAAGCTCCAACTTCTCCACCAACTTGTCTAATGaaaactataaaaaaaaaaaaaaaaaaaaaaaaaaaaatataatatattataatattaatgtagaaatttattatatatatatatatatatcaacatgaatatatttatatatgtatatatttggatgcattttctttttttctttttttcttttttacaaattatacagtgtttaaattttttcaaacaatataaatattcattatttcttTCACAAATTCATATTGTCATAAAGTataacatgtatatatagaaatatttaCACATGAACatcaaacatataaataaatatatacatatatatatatatatatatatatatatatatatatatataagaacaaataatttgtaaatataaaaacatataaataaacatataaatattcatatatttatgtattttttaataattaccATATTTAATTTCATTCGGATCTGGTTTTTTagccatttttttattattcttatataaaaattttttttaattaaaattaataaaatattttcacttaatatatataaatttatttttattttaattatttttttctgtttctTAAAAATTTTTCCAGAGgctcatttattttataaactatattattattttactttatttattttttttttacattaaaaaggaatttttttttttttttttttttttcagaaaacacttttatttttttatatatacaaaatgaagaagtaatacaatatattatttattta harbors:
- a CDS encoding 60S ribosomal protein L12, putative, yielding MAKKPDPNEIKYVFIRQVGGEVGASSVLSPKLGPLGLSPKKVGDDIAKETQSWKGLKICVKLTIQNRQAKVEVVPTSAALILKELNEAPRDRKKVKNIKHNGNLKLEQVYSIARVMKEKSRAKEFKGTVKEMLGTCNSIGCTVDGKKPTTIQEMIDSGEIDVPLE